A stretch of the Agrobacterium fabrum str. C58 genome encodes the following:
- a CDS encoding KAP family NTPase produces the protein MWADVETGRDFLNFNVMAKLISQMILDANGEALSIGISGGWGVGKSSMVKLIEADLRTRIAQSQGHEAGSRSLLFVNFNAWLYQGHDDAKAALMEEIANALMIRAKQQQTSVQKGMNLLKRIDVFRGIWMLGELAVTAYTGMPVGALARSGKNLFDRLTDGDVSEDDVEAAKTAVKEQSGAAKGLLKPEERQTPPQMIHAIRQQFEELLEDLNLTLVVFVDDLDRCLPPTVIGTLEAMRLFLFMKGTAFIIAADDKMIKEAVRVHFPGTKVDDDIVISYFDKLIQVPLRVPPLGTNEVKAYLMLLFVESSRIPPAEKEIIRIKVNEQLARSWQGKAVDAEYVQKLIFNCPPALASELELADRLARQMIISPKVNGNPRLIKRFMNTLSIRRSLAKVQNISVNDAMFAKMMLFERFASATSFNALAELISTAPDGKSDQLRDLETDVRAGNVIDEKRWPTGWSEDAALIQDWLRLPPDIGGVDLRGALHVGRESAPILAAENKLSKAATELLSQLSTLKIPATQAIKQAFTTVSPEERSVIMTSLLDKANSESEWGTPSILYALEAMADADATQAERLVNFLVERPSSALKTPIVPRLGAREWGEKAIVNLAKRTDLPLPFSKALNQEMKVKK, from the coding sequence ATGTGGGCGGACGTCGAGACAGGACGTGATTTTCTAAATTTCAATGTGATGGCTAAGCTCATTTCTCAGATGATCTTGGACGCCAACGGGGAAGCATTGAGCATCGGCATCTCTGGTGGGTGGGGCGTCGGAAAATCCTCGATGGTCAAACTCATCGAGGCGGACCTAAGAACTCGTATCGCTCAGTCACAGGGCCATGAGGCGGGATCGAGGAGCCTGCTCTTCGTCAACTTCAACGCTTGGCTTTACCAAGGTCATGATGATGCCAAAGCTGCGCTGATGGAGGAAATTGCCAACGCCCTAATGATACGCGCCAAACAGCAGCAAACGAGCGTTCAGAAAGGCATGAACCTGTTGAAGCGGATCGATGTCTTTCGTGGCATCTGGATGCTCGGCGAGCTTGCGGTGACTGCCTATACCGGCATGCCCGTTGGTGCGCTGGCTCGATCGGGGAAAAATCTATTCGACCGGCTCACCGACGGTGACGTCAGTGAAGATGATGTTGAAGCGGCTAAAACGGCTGTGAAAGAGCAGTCAGGCGCTGCCAAGGGTCTCCTCAAACCCGAAGAACGGCAGACCCCACCCCAGATGATCCACGCCATACGGCAGCAATTTGAAGAGCTTCTAGAAGACCTGAACCTCACGCTCGTCGTCTTCGTCGACGATCTTGACCGATGTCTTCCGCCGACTGTTATCGGTACATTGGAAGCGATGCGTCTGTTCCTGTTCATGAAGGGGACCGCATTCATTATCGCCGCCGACGACAAGATGATCAAAGAAGCCGTGCGTGTGCATTTCCCCGGCACCAAGGTCGATGACGACATCGTCATCAGCTATTTCGACAAACTTATTCAAGTTCCACTGAGAGTACCGCCGCTCGGCACGAATGAGGTGAAGGCCTACCTTATGTTGCTATTTGTCGAGAGCAGCCGCATTCCACCCGCCGAGAAGGAAATAATTCGGATCAAGGTCAATGAGCAACTGGCTCGCAGTTGGCAGGGAAAGGCAGTCGATGCCGAGTATGTCCAGAAGCTGATTTTTAATTGCCCTCCGGCGCTGGCTTCAGAGCTGGAGCTTGCGGACCGATTGGCTCGTCAGATGATCATTTCGCCCAAGGTGAACGGCAACCCGCGCCTGATCAAACGCTTCATGAACACGCTCTCGATCCGACGCAGCTTGGCCAAAGTCCAAAATATCTCAGTGAACGACGCGATGTTCGCCAAGATGATGCTCTTTGAGCGCTTTGCCTCGGCAACGTCATTCAATGCGCTGGCCGAACTAATTAGCACAGCGCCCGACGGCAAATCCGACCAGCTTCGCGATCTGGAAACGGACGTCAGAGCCGGGAACGTTATTGACGAGAAACGATGGCCCACCGGGTGGAGCGAGGATGCAGCCCTCATTCAAGACTGGCTTCGCTTGCCGCCAGACATTGGCGGTGTTGACCTCCGTGGAGCCCTTCATGTTGGTCGAGAAAGCGCTCCTATTCTAGCCGCCGAAAACAAGCTTTCCAAAGCTGCCACCGAGCTTCTCAGCCAGCTTTCCACGCTCAAGATTCCCGCAACTCAAGCAATCAAACAAGCTTTCACGACGGTGAGTCCCGAGGAACGCTCTGTTATCATGACAAGCTTGCTCGACAAGGCCAACAGCGAGAGCGAATGGGGCACACCCAGCATTCTATATGCCCTAGAGGCCATGGCTGATGCTGACGCAACACAAGCCGAACGATTGGTCAATTTTCTCGTCGAGCGTCCTTCATCAGCGTTGAAAACACCGATCGTTCCAAGGCTTGGAGCGCGTGAATGGGGGGAAAAAGCCATCGTTAACCTGGCGAAAAGGACCGACCTTCCCCTTCCCTTTTCGAAGGCCCTGAACCAAGAAATGAAGGTGAAGAAATAA